DNA from Stutzerimonas decontaminans:
CCATCAGCGTTCCCCAGCTTGGTCACCTGCTTGTTGGCTTCTCCCGACGGGAGCAGCCAGAAAATCTTGCGAATCCCTTGATTCGCACCACCTCGAGGTGGCTTTCCGCGGAACAGCCAGCATGGCTGACTCTTCATAACGGAAAAAGGCCGGTGGCAAGAGCCACCAGCCATCAGCCTTTCGCGAGTCGCTCGGGCTGTAGACGCAAGGTCGTCGCTTACTTGAGCTCGACTTTGGCGCCTGCTTCTTCCAGAGTCTTCTTGGCTGCTTCGGCTTCTTCTTTCGAAACGCCTTCCTTGACTACGCCCGGGGCGCCGTCAACGACAGCCTTGGCTTCTTTCAGGCCCAGACCGGTCAGTTCGCGAACAGCCTTGATCACGTTGACCTTCTTGTCGCCAGCTTCAGCCAGAACGATGGTGAACTCGGTTTGCTCTTCTACAGCAGCGGCAGCCGGGCCCGCAGCGGCAACGGTGGCGGCAGCAGCGGTAACGCCGAACTTCTCTTCCATTGCCTTGATCAGTTCAACAACCTGCATCACGGACATTTCGGAAACGGCGTTGATGATATCTTCGTTGGTCAGAGCCATGACTCTAGTTCCTGTATTTAGGTGAAGGCCTTCGGCCATCTAATTCAAAAAGTGATTGCGAAAGTAGCCAGTCGCTTAAGCGGCAGCAGCTTCTTTCTGGTCGCGAACGGCCGCCAGTGTACGAGCCAGCTTGCTGGTAGCGCCTTGAATAACGCTCATCAGCTGAGAAATGGCTTCGTCGTAGGTCGGCAGAGTTGCCAGAACGTCGATCTGATTGGCTGCGAGGAACTGACCCTCGAACGCAGCGGCCTTGATCTCGAACTTGTCCTGACCCTTGGAGAACTCCTTGAAGATACGAGCAGCAGCGCCCGGATGTTCGTTGGAGAACGCAATCAGGGTCGGGCCTTTGAACACGTCGTTGAGCACTTCGAACTGAGTGCCATCAACGGCGCGGCGCAGCAGGGTGTTACGTACAACGCGTACGTAAACGCCAGCTTCGCGGGCCTCTTTACGGAGTCCGGTCATGGCCCCCACGGTCACGCCACGGGCATCAGCCACGACAGCGGACAGGGCAGCTTTGGCAGCCTCGTTGACTTCAGCGACGATGGCTTTCTTGTCTTCGAGTTTGATTGCCACGGGTTACACTCCTGGATGTTACCGTTTCATCCGGTCGAGACCGGACGGGTGTTGGTGTCTGATTCGGTACGAATCGGGAGCACCTCTGCGTAGGCTTTTGGTTTAAGGCTTGCGCCGCCTACGGTCTTGGATAGCCCCCGCCAGGCAGGGACCCCAATCTTTTAAACGCCCCGCGAGCGAGGCGCTGCTGTCTTACGCTTCCAGGGAAGCCTGATCGATGACCAGTCCCGGACCCATCGTGGTGCTCAGGGTCACGCGCTTGACGTAAATACCTTTTGAAGTGGAAGGCTTCAGACGCTTCAGGTCAGAGAGCAGCGCTTCAACGTTCTGCTTCAGCTGGCCTGCCTCGAAACCGACCTTACCCACGGAGGTGTGAATGATCCCGTTTTTGTCGGTACGGAAACGCACCTGACCAGCCTTGGCGTTCTTAACGGCGGTAGCGACGTCAGGAGTAACAGTACCAACCTTCGGGTTAGGCATCAGGCCGCGCGGACCGAGGATCTGGCCCAGCTGACCAACGACACGCATGGCGTCTGGCGAAGCGATCACCACGTCGTAGTTCAGATCGCCACCTTTCATTTCGGCAGCCAGCTCGTCCATGCCAACGCGATCCGCACCAGCAGCCAAAGCAGCTTCGGCGCCCGGACCCTGAGTGAACACGGCGACGCGAACGCTCTTGCCAGTGCCGTTCGGCAGAACGGTAGCACCACGCACAACCTGATCGGATTTACGCGGATCCACGCCAAGATTGATCGCGATATCGAACGACTCGGTAAACTTCACTGCAGAGACTTCAGCCAGCAGCTTGGCGGCATCTTCGAACGAGTACTGCTTGCCAGCTTCAATCTTCTCGGCAATAGCCTTCTGGCGCTTGGTCAACTTAGCCATTACACACCCTCCACGTTCAGGCCCATGCTGCGAGCCGAACCTGCGATGGTTCGAACGGCAGCTTCCATTTCGGCAGCAGTCAGATCAGCCTGCTTGGTTTTGGCGATCTCTTCCAACTGCGCACGTGTAACGGTGCCGACCTTCTGGGTGTTTGGACGAGCGGAACCGCTGGTTATACCAGCAGCCTTCTTCAGCAGAACAGCAGCAGGAGTACTCTTGGTTTCAAAAGTAAAGCTGCGATCGCTGTAAACAGTGATGATCACTGGAGTCGGCAGACCAGGCTCCTGGCCTTGGGTCCGGGCATTGAACGCCTTGCAGAACTCCATGATATTGACGCCATGCTGACCCAGCGCAGGACCAACGGGCGGCGACGGGTTAGCCTGACCGGCCTTTACCTGTAGCTTGATGTAAGCTTGAATCTTCTTAGCCATAGTAACTCCGTTACGGGTTTTAGCGCCTTGCGGCTCCCCATTGCTGTTTTATCCCAGTGACGACAAAACCCCGCAGCTTGAAGCTGCGGGGCGGGATGCTTCGTTCAGTTAAACCTTTTCGACCTGACTGAACTCCAACTCTACCGGGGTAGAGCGACCGAAGATCAGGACCGCCACCTGGATCCGACTCTTCTCGTAGTTAACTTCTTCGACTACGCCATTGAAGTCAGCGAACGGACCATCCGCGACGCGGACCACCTCGCCCGGCTCGAAAAGCGTTTTAGGCTTAGGCTTGTCGGTTCCGTCAGCAACGCGACGCAGGATAGCCTCTGCCTCTTTATCGGTAATGGGCGCCGGCTTGTCTGCCGTACCACCAATGAAACCCATTACACGAGGAGTATCCTTGACGAGGTGCCAGGTACCCTCGTTCATCTCCATTTGAACAAGAACGTAGCCCGGAAAGAATTTACGCTCACTCTTGCGCTTCTGCCCGTTACGCATCTCGACCACTTCTTCGGTCGGGACAAGAATCTCGCCGAAGTCATCTTCCATGCCAGCAAGCTTGACACGCTCGACCAGAGAGCGCATGACGTGCTTCTCGTAACCCGAGTAAGCATGCACAACATACCAACGCTTAGCCACGAGACACCCTTAACCAACAACCATGGAGACCAACCAACCGAGCAGGGAATCAAGCCCCCACAGCAGCAGCGCCATCACAAGCACCACAACAACCACGATCAACGTAGTCTGGGTAGTCTCCTGACGGGTCGGCCATACGACCTTGCGAATTTCGCCACGCGCCTCTTTCAGCAACACAGCGAACGAGCGCCCCTTGGACGTTCGCAGCGCAACAAGCGCAGCAATAACACCAATCGCCAGGACCGCAAGGACACGATAGAGAATCGGCTCAGCGGAGTAATATTGATTACCGACGACGGCAACAACCACCAAAGCAGCCACAACAAGCCACTTCACCAGATCGAAGCGCGCGTCATTGGCTTCAGCTTTGATATTCATCTGCTAGAACCTTGTAAAGACTGCCAATTTCGTTATTGAAAATGGCAGGCCAGGAGGGAATCGAACCCCCAACCTGCGGTTTTGGAGACCGCCGCTCTGCCAATTGAGCTACTGGCCTAGAAAGAGTCAGGCCGACTATTATGCCGACCTGCTTCAAACAGATCAATCGTTATTCGATGATCTTGGCAACCACGCCGGCACCAACGGTACGACCACCTTCGCGAATCGCGAAGCGCAGGCCGTCTTCCATGGCGATCGGCTTGATCAGGGTAACAACCATTTTCACGTTGTCGCCCGGCATTACCATCTCAACGCCTTCCGGCAGTTCGCACGAACCGGTTACGTCAGTGGTACGGAAGTAGAACTGCGGACGGTAGCCCTTGAAGAACGGGGTGTGACGACCACCTTCTTCCTTGGACAGCACGTACACTTCTGCTTCGAACTTGGTGTGCGGCTTGATGGTGCCCGGCTTGGCCAGTACCTGACCACGCTCTACGTCGTCACGCTTGGTGCCGCGCAGCAGGACGCCACAGTTCTCACCAGCACGACCTTCGTCGAGCAGCTTGCGGAACATCTCGACACCGGTACAGGTGGTCTTAGTGGTATCACGCAGACCAACGATCTCGATTTCTTCCTGGATCTTGACGATACCGCGCTCTACACGACCGGTAACCACGGTGCCGCGACCGGAGATGGAGAATACGTCTTCGATCGGCATCAGGAACGGCTTGTCGATGGCGCGAACCGGCTCAGGGATGTAGGTATCCAGGGTCTCGACCAGCTTCTTGACGGCAGTGGTGCCCATCTCGTTGTCGTCTTGACCGTTCAGAGCCATCAGTGCGGAACCGATGATGATCGGAGTGTCGTCGCCCGGGAAGTCGTAAGTGCTGAGCAGATCGCGCACTTCCATTTCCACCAGCTCGAGCAGCTCGGCGTCATCAACCATGTCGGCCTTGTTCAGGAACACGACAATGTACGGAACACCTACCTGACGGGACAGCAGGATGTGCTCGCGAGTCTGCGGCATGGGGCCGTCAGCAGCCGAGCAAACCAGGATCGCGCCGTCCATCTGGGCAGCACCGGTGATCATGTTCTTCACATAGTCAGCGTGACCCGGGCAATCAACGTGCGCGTAGTGACGAATATTGGAATCGTACTCTACGTGAGCGGTGTTGATGGTGATACCGCGAGCCTTCTCTTCCGGGGCGCTATCGATCTTGTCGAAGTCGACACGAGCGGAACCGAAAACCTCGGAGCACACACGGGTCAGAGCAGCCGTCAGAGTGGTCTTGCCATGGTCGACGTGACCAATGGTGCCGACGTTGACGTGCGGTTTGTTACGTTCGAACTTTTCTTTAGCCATCGAGACCGTCTCCCATCGTTGAATTGAGCTAGTCACGCCACCATTAAAACAAAGGCAGATATTTACATATCTGCCTTTGGAGTTTGGAGCTCATGAGCGGATTTGAACCGCTGACCTCACCCTTACCAAGGGTGTGCTCTACCAACTGAGCTACATGAGCGAAGCATATTTCGTAACCATCGAAGCTGGAGCGGGTAGCGGGAATCGAACCCGCATCATCAGCTTGGAAGGCTGAGGTTCTACCACTAAACTATACCCGCGAACGCCGAAGCCTACGCTTGAATCTGGTGGAGGGGGAAGGATTCGAACCTTCGAAGTCTATGACGTCAGATTTACAGTCTGATCCCTTTGGCCGCTCGGGAACCCCTCCAAAGTGAGGCGGCATTTTCATCACTAGCCACCCTACTGTCAAGCTTTTTCTCATATAAATCTTGAGGTTAGCTGCACTGACAGTCGCCTCACCGGGGAAACTCTCAAACCCTACGGCGAAGCGGGCGCCATTCTATGCAAACTATTCGGAAGATGCAACGCCCACACAAGGCATTTGACGATGCTGCAACGCAGGCATGTCGTTCTTAAGGGCCTCCAAGATGCTGTCACCTAACTGACGCTGGCTAGCAGGCGCTACCCGCACCCAGTACTTGTTGTGCACTCTCGGCAACTCTCTCACCAAGGCCGAGTAATCCACTTCACGCAACCGAGCCACCACGCCCTCAGCCGAATCTTTACGGGAAAATATACCCAGCGAAATTCCGTTTGCCAGGTCGCCGACCGTAATAATGTAGCTATCAATATTGCGGCTTTGCAGTTCGCGCAATTGCCGCAGGGACGCCTGCCTCGAAGCTAGCGGCGGCAAATACACCCAATAATCCACGCCCGTGGCCACGTCCAGCTGCTGGACTTCAGACTGGATATCCAGACTCAGAAGCCGCTGCTCCAACGACTGCGCCGACAGCTCGTCATCAAACCCGCCGAGAAAGAGGCAACCACTATTATCGATGGCCCCGGAACGCGCACCCTCCGCCGCCCTTCGCGTACGCGACGACTCACTGAGCAGAGTGATGTTCGATTGGGGGCGACTGTACGCATCGAGAGGCGCAACCTCCTTAATACGTACAGGCGACTGGTAAAGGTGCTGCGCCCAGAAGAAGATATTCAACAGCACCAACAAAAGGAATAGCCAACGCATGCAAACTTCGACCTTATAGACATGACTCTATGGGCAAGCGATAGCTAAGCCCCGAAACACCAGATCAGGTATGCACCGTATTCGAGGGATATCGTTTATCAGCGCCACATCTCCGCCGGTGGCATAGATCTCGAATTCTGCCCCCAGATACTCGTCCGCCTGCAGAATTTGAGAGCTCACGAAGCCGCGCAACATCAGAAGGCAGCCTCTCTCCACCGCCTCAGTAGTGCACCGCCCCGGGGCAGTCACGCGTCGGGACGTAGTAATGTCCTCCAGCGAATAGCTGATACGACGTGTATGGGTATGTAACTGATGCCGTAGCAGAGCAATACCCGGGCTTATATATCCCCCCAGATGCATGCCTTGGGAATCCACTAAATCGACCGTGACGGCCGTCCCTAAATCAATCACCATCATTGCATTACGCTTGAGCTGGAACGCCCCAACCATGGCGAGCCAACGATCCATCCCTAGTTGCCTGTGATCGACATATCCATTTATCACACCTCCAAGCTGGATTGATGGAGACGCTCGTTCAACATCAACACCCAGGACCTCAGAGAGGCGCAGGCATAACTCATCCGTCTCGCGGTCTCCGCGAACGCTGACTAGCCGTGCACGTATGACGTCCGCTCCCACCACACCGGAAATTTCATTAACTAGATCGACAACGGAGGCAGAAGCGCCTTGGGCAGCCACCAAACCGGTGTCGATGCCCAGCACGCGCCATTTAATAAAGCTGTTTCCGCAATCCAGCTCCAGAATCATTGATCCAGCCTCAAGCTTAACTCTCCACCACTGAACGAGCGCTGGTCCCCGTTGATCATGAGCCTAAGCCCACCCTCTTCGTCTACACCCAACACAACGCCGGAATAATCTTGCGATCCTGTGCTTAACGTACAGCTCCGCCCCTGCCATATATGGTTGGACTCCCACTCCTGCTTCAGTGCGGAGAAACCTGCTTCGGCATGTCGTTCTAAATATCGCTTTAGCGTGCCTGCCAACGTCAGTACTAGTTCGTTCCGATCAACCATGCCGACGTGCTCTCTGATTGACGTCCAGAGCTGATCTATACCTGCAGCCTCAACCATATTTACGTTGATGCCTATACCGATGATCACATGACATACGTCGGCCGGGTCGCCAGTTAGCTCTAACAAGATTCCCGCGATCTTACGGCCATCAACGTAAACGTCGTTTGGCCATTTCAAACCAGCCTGCGGAAGCCCAATCAAACGCAGAGTCTGCATAACAGCTAGCCCAACAACCAAACTCATGCCGGCAAGTTGCCCCGCCCCACCCTGCACCCTGATTGCTAGACTGAAGTACAAGTTCTGCCCGAAGGGGCTCACCCAGGAGCGGCCACGCCTGCCGCGCCCTGAAGTCTGCGCTTCCGCAAGCACCAGGAACGGAACCTCTTCTAACTGTAAAAGGCGTAAGGCTTCGGCATTAGTCGAACCCACCGATTCACAAAGATGCAACGACCATCCGAAGCACATTAATTCCGGTGCAAGCTTTTCCTTCTCGAGCAATGAGAGAGACTCGGCTAAGCGGTATCCGCGCCCAGGAACCTTAAAGACCGTAACCAAAGCATCGGCCTGGATACGCTGAACAAGCTTCCAGACAGCGCTTCGACTAACGCCTAGCGCCTCCCCCAACTCCTCACCGGAATGAAAGCGCCCATCTTGGAGCAACCTCAACAGCCTATTCATGCCACCCCCAATAGCGAGGTCCGAATAATAGCGGCAGCGGCAGCCAGTGCCTACAGCGGCTTTCTTCAGCGCAAAAGCAAACCCCCGACCGGATTACTCCGATCGGGGGTTTGGGATAAGAGCTTGACGATGACCTACTCTCACATGGGGAGACCCCACACTACCATCGGCGATGCGTCGTTTCACTACTGAGTTCGGGATGGGATCAGGTGGTTCCAACGCTCTATGGTCGTCAAGCAATTCGGTTGGGGAGTCGGTGTTGAGTCGCTTCCCCTAATTGGGTATGTGATGTCTGTTTCGATGTTACTTGCGAGTGTTGCTGATCTTCGGTTTGTTTGTCGACTTCAACCGTCTGACACGCAAACATCAAATTGTTTGGGTGTTATATGGTCAAGCCTCACGGGCAATTAGTATTGGTTAGCTCAACGCCTCACAGCGCTTACACACCCAACCTATCAACGTCGTAGTCTTCGACGGCCCTTCAGGGAGCTCAAGGCTCCAGTGAGATCTCATCTTGAGGCAAGTTTCCCGCTTAGATGCTTTCAGCGGTTATCTCTTCCGAACGTAGCTACCCGGCAATGCCACTGGCGTGACAACCGGAACACCAGAGGTTCGTCCACTCCGGTCCTCTCGTACTAGGAGCAGCCCCTCTCAAATCTCAAACGTCCACGGCAGATAGGGACCGAACTGTCTCACGACGTTCTAAACCCAGCTCGCGTACCACTTTAAATGGCGAACAGCCATACCCTTGGGACCGGCTTCAGCCCCAGGATGTGATGAGCCGACATCGAGGTGCCAAACACCGCCGTCGATATGAACTCTTGGGCGGTATCAGCCTGTTATCCCCGGAGTACCTTTTATCCGTTGAGCGATGGCCCTTCCATACAGAACCACCGGATCACTAAGACCTACTTTCGTACCTGCTCGACGTGTCTGTCTCGCAGTCAAGCGCGCTTTTGCCTTTATACTCTACGACCGATTTCCGACCGGTCTGAGCGCACCTTCGTACTCCTCCGTTACTCTTTAGGAGGAGACCGCCCCAGTCAAACTACCCACCATACACTGTCCTCGATCCGGATAACGGACCAGAGTTAGAACCTCAAAGTTGCCAGGGTGGTATTTCAAGGATGGCTCCACGCGAACTGGCGTCCACGCTTCAAAGCCTCCCACCTATCCTACACAAGCAAATTCAAAGTCCAGTGCAAAGCTATAGTAAAGGTTCACGGGGTCTTTCCGTCTAGCCGCGGATACACTGCATCTTCACAGCGATTTCAATTTCACTGAGTCTCGGGTGGAGACAGCGCCGCCATCGTTACGCCATTCGTGCAGGTCGGAACTTACCCGACAAGGAATTTCGCTACCTTAGGACCGTTATAGTTACGGCCGCCGTTTACCGGGGCTTCGATCAAGAGCTTCGCTTGCGCTAACCCCATCAATTAACCTTCCGGCACCGGGCAGGCGTCACACCCTATACGTCCACTTTCGTGTTTGCAGAGTGCTGTGTTTTTAATAAACAGTCGCAGCGGCCTGGTATCTTCGACCGGCATGGGCTTACGTAGTAAATACTTCACCCTCACCGGCGCACCTTCTCCCGAAGTTACGGTGCCATTTTGCCTAGTTCCTTCACCCGAGTTCTCTCAAGCGCCTTGGTATTCTCTACCCAACCACCTGTGTCGGTTTGGGGTACGGTTCCTAGTTACCTGAAGCTTAGAGGCTTTTCCTGGAAGCATGGCATCAACCACTTCGCTTTCTAAAAGAAAGCTCGTCATCAGCTCTCGGCATTAAGATCCCGGATTTACCTAAGATCTCTGCCTACCACCTTAAACAAGGACAACCAACGCCTTGCTGGCCTAGCCTTCTCCGTCCCCCCATCGCAGTAACTAGAAGTACGGGAATATTAACCCGTTTCCCATCGACTACGCTCTTCAGCCTCGCCTTAGGGACCGACTCACCCTGCGTCGATTAACGTTGCGCAGGAACCCTTGGTCTTTCGGCGTGCGAGTTTTTCACTCGCATTGTCGTTACTCATGTCAGCATTCGCACTTCTGATACCTCCAGCCAGCTTCTCAACTGACCTTCACAGGCTTACAGAACGCTCCTCTACCGCTCAACTTGCGTTGAACCCGTAGCTTCGGTACCTGGTTTGAGCCCCGTTACATCTTCCGCGCAGGCCGACTCGACTAGTGAGCTATTACGCTTTCTTTAAAGGGTGGCTGCTTCTAAGCCAACCTCCTAGCTGTCTAAGCCTTCCCACATCGTTTCCCACTTAACCAGGATTTTGGGACCTTAGCTGACGGTCTGGGTTGTTTCCCTTTTCACGACGGACGTTAGCACCCGCCGTGTGTCTCCCGTGCTGACACTTGCTGGTATTCGGAGTTTGCATCGGTTTGGTAAGTCGGGATGACCCCCTAGCCGAAACAGTGCTCTACCCCCAGCAGTGATACACGAGGCGCTACCTAAATAGCTTTCGAGGAGAACCAGCTATCTCCGAGCTTGATTAGCCTTTCACTCCGATCCACAGGTCATCCGCTAACTTTTCAACGGTAGTCGGTTCGGTCCTCCAGTCAGTGTTACCTAACCTTCAACCTGCCCATGGATAGATCGCCCGGTTTCGGGTCTATTCCCAGCGACTAAACGCCCTATTAAGACTCGCTTTCGCTACGCCTCCCCTATTCGGTTAAGCTCGCCACTGAAAATAAGTCGCTGACCCATTATACAAAAGGTACGCAGTCACCTAACAAAGTAGGCTCCCACTGCTTGTACGCATACGGTTTCAGGTTCTATTTCACTCCCCTCTCCGGGGTTCTTTTCGCCTTTCCCTCACGGTACTGGTTCACTATCGGTCAGTCAGTAGTATTTAGCCTTGGAGGATGGTCCCCCCATATTCAGACAAAGTTTCTCGTGCTCCGTCCTACTCGATTTCACTTCTAAGATCCTTTCGCGTACAGGGCTATCACCCACTATGGCCGCACTTTCCAGAGCGTTCCGCTAAAATCAAAGAAGCTTAAGGGCTAATCCCCGTTCGCTCGCCACTACTAAGGGAATCTCGGTTGATTTCTTTTCCTCAGGGTACTTAGATGTTTCAGTTCCCCTGGTTCGCCTCACACACCTATGTATTCAGTGTGTGATAACCATCTTATGATGGCTGGGTTCCCCCATTCAGACATCTCCGGATCAAAGTCTGTTTGCCGACTCCCCGAAGCTTTTCGCAGGCTACCACGTCTTTCATCGCCTCTGACTGCCAAGGCATCCACCGTATGCGCTTCTTCACTTGACCATATAACCCCAAGCAATCTGGTTACTGTCTAATAACGTGAAGACGACATTCGCCGAAAATCCGCAATTTTACTCGCAAATTTTACCTTGACTTGAATAACCACCAGTGAAAGTGATCACTCAAATCTACTTCTATCACATACCCAAATTTTTAAAGAACACTTCTGGCGCAAAGACCAGAAATCAATACCCTCAAACATCCGGCAGGATGCCCAAGCAGCACTCATTTCTGAGCTTTCAGCGATTATCGAGTTAATGGTGGAGCCAAGGAGGATCGAACTCCTGACCTCCTGCGTGCAAAGCAGGCGCTCTCCCAGCTGAGCTATGGCCCCATCTACAGATCGGCCACATCCCATGACAATTGGTGGGTCTGGGCAGATTCGAACTGCCGACCTCACCCTTATCAGGGGTGCGCTCTAACCAACTGAGCTACAGACCCAATCGTCTCTCTCGGGTCGAAACCCAATCGCTTTTCGCTAGTGAATCAAGCAATTCGTGTGGGAGCTTATGAAGAAGCTGAAGTCTTCGATTAAGGAGGTGATCCAGCCGCAGGTTCCCCTACGGCTACCTTGTTACGACTTCACCCCAGTCATGAATCACTCCGTGGTAACCGTCCCCCCGAAGGTTAGACTAGCTACTTCTGGAGCAACCCACTCCCATGGTGTGACGGGCGGTGTGTACAAGGCCCGGGAACGTATTCACCGTGACATTCTGATTCACGATTACTAGCGATTCCGACTTCACGCAGTCGAGTTGCAGACTGCGATCCGGACTACGATCGGTTTTATGGGATTAGCTCCACCTCGCGGCTTGGCAACCCTTTGTACCGACCATTGTAGCACGTGTGTAGCCCAGGCCGTAAGGGCCATGATGACTTGACGTCATCCCCACCTTCCTCCGGTTTGTCACCGGCAGTCTCCTTAGAGTGCCCACCATAAC
Protein-coding regions in this window:
- the rplL gene encoding 50S ribosomal protein L7/L12; this encodes MALTNEDIINAVSEMSVMQVVELIKAMEEKFGVTAAAATVAAAGPAAAAVEEQTEFTIVLAEAGDKKVNVIKAVRELTGLGLKEAKAVVDGAPGVVKEGVSKEEAEAAKKTLEEAGAKVELK
- the rplJ gene encoding 50S ribosomal protein L10 — its product is MAIKLEDKKAIVAEVNEAAKAALSAVVADARGVTVGAMTGLRKEAREAGVYVRVVRNTLLRRAVDGTQFEVLNDVFKGPTLIAFSNEHPGAAARIFKEFSKGQDKFEIKAAAFEGQFLAANQIDVLATLPTYDEAISQLMSVIQGATSKLARTLAAVRDQKEAAAA
- the rplA gene encoding 50S ribosomal protein L1 translates to MAKLTKRQKAIAEKIEAGKQYSFEDAAKLLAEVSAVKFTESFDIAINLGVDPRKSDQVVRGATVLPNGTGKSVRVAVFTQGPGAEAALAAGADRVGMDELAAEMKGGDLNYDVVIASPDAMRVVGQLGQILGPRGLMPNPKVGTVTPDVATAVKNAKAGQVRFRTDKNGIIHTSVGKVGFEAGQLKQNVEALLSDLKRLKPSTSKGIYVKRVTLSTTMGPGLVIDQASLEA
- the rplK gene encoding 50S ribosomal protein L11 codes for the protein MAKKIQAYIKLQVKAGQANPSPPVGPALGQHGVNIMEFCKAFNARTQGQEPGLPTPVIITVYSDRSFTFETKSTPAAVLLKKAAGITSGSARPNTQKVGTVTRAQLEEIAKTKQADLTAAEMEAAVRTIAGSARSMGLNVEGV
- the nusG gene encoding transcription termination/antitermination protein NusG, translating into MAKRWYVVHAYSGYEKHVMRSLVERVKLAGMEDDFGEILVPTEEVVEMRNGQKRKSERKFFPGYVLVQMEMNEGTWHLVKDTPRVMGFIGGTADKPAPITDKEAEAILRRVADGTDKPKPKTLFEPGEVVRVADGPFADFNGVVEEVNYEKSRIQVAVLIFGRSTPVELEFSQVEKV
- the secE gene encoding preprotein translocase subunit SecE, with amino-acid sequence MNIKAEANDARFDLVKWLVVAALVVVAVVGNQYYSAEPILYRVLAVLAIGVIAALVALRTSKGRSFAVLLKEARGEIRKVVWPTRQETTQTTLIVVVVVLVMALLLWGLDSLLGWLVSMVVG
- the tuf gene encoding elongation factor Tu, whose translation is MAKEKFERNKPHVNVGTIGHVDHGKTTLTAALTRVCSEVFGSARVDFDKIDSAPEEKARGITINTAHVEYDSNIRHYAHVDCPGHADYVKNMITGAAQMDGAILVCSAADGPMPQTREHILLSRQVGVPYIVVFLNKADMVDDAELLELVEMEVRDLLSTYDFPGDDTPIIIGSALMALNGQDDNEMGTTAVKKLVETLDTYIPEPVRAIDKPFLMPIEDVFSISGRGTVVTGRVERGIVKIQEEIEIVGLRDTTKTTCTGVEMFRKLLDEGRAGENCGVLLRGTKRDDVERGQVLAKPGTIKPHTKFEAEVYVLSKEEGGRHTPFFKGYRPQFYFRTTDVTGSCELPEGVEMVMPGDNVKMVVTLIKPIAMEDGLRFAIREGGRTVGAGVVAKIIE
- a CDS encoding SPOR domain-containing protein; the encoded protein is MRWLFLLLVLLNIFFWAQHLYQSPVRIKEVAPLDAYSRPQSNITLLSESSRTRRAAEGARSGAIDNSGCLFLGGFDDELSAQSLEQRLLSLDIQSEVQQLDVATGVDYWVYLPPLASRQASLRQLRELQSRNIDSYIITVGDLANGISLGIFSRKDSAEGVVARLREVDYSALVRELPRVHNKYWVRVAPASQRQLGDSILEALKNDMPALQHRQMPCVGVASSE
- a CDS encoding type III pantothenate kinase, whose product is MILELDCGNSFIKWRVLGIDTGLVAAQGASASVVDLVNEISGVVGADVIRARLVSVRGDRETDELCLRLSEVLGVDVERASPSIQLGGVINGYVDHRQLGMDRWLAMVGAFQLKRNAMMVIDLGTAVTVDLVDSQGMHLGGYISPGIALLRHQLHTHTRRISYSLEDITTSRRVTAPGRCTTEAVERGCLLMLRGFVSSQILQADEYLGAEFEIYATGGDVALINDIPRIRCIPDLVFRGLAIACP
- the birA gene encoding bifunctional biotin--[acetyl-CoA-carboxylase] ligase/biotin operon repressor BirA, coding for MNRLLRLLQDGRFHSGEELGEALGVSRSAVWKLVQRIQADALVTVFKVPGRGYRLAESLSLLEKEKLAPELMCFGWSLHLCESVGSTNAEALRLLQLEEVPFLVLAEAQTSGRGRRGRSWVSPFGQNLYFSLAIRVQGGAGQLAGMSLVVGLAVMQTLRLIGLPQAGLKWPNDVYVDGRKIAGILLELTGDPADVCHVIIGIGINVNMVEAAGIDQLWTSIREHVGMVDRNELVLTLAGTLKRYLERHAEAGFSALKQEWESNHIWQGRSCTLSTGSQDYSGVVLGVDEEGGLRLMINGDQRSFSGGELSLRLDQ